In Flavobacterium enshiense, the genomic stretch CCAGACATCTTCAATTATGTTATTGCGGGTGCAGACAGTTCCTTTACGCTCAATCAGGTATTTCAGCAATTCATACTCTCTTTGTGTAAATATAACTTCCTGATCATCAACAAAAACCTGATGGCTCAATGTTTTAATGCTTATTTTGCCCAAATTTAAAACATTTTGCCTGTCTTTATCCCGAAAGTGTATTTTAATTCGTTCCAGTAATTCATCAAAACTGAAAGGTTTCTTAATGTAGTCGTTCGCCCCCGAGCGCAAGCCTTCAATAGTTTCATGAACGGTGTCTTTTGCCGTAAGGAATAAAATGGGCGTTTTTTCGTCTTTTTTTCGAATTGCTTTACAAACTTCCAATCCTGATAATTTTGGAAGCATCCAATCCAAAAGGATTAAATCCGGTGATTCGTTTTTGGCCATTTCCAATGCTTTTAATCCGTCAGTGGCAATAAAAACGGTGTGATCTTCCTCTTCCAGACCTTGTTTTAGAAAGTTGGAGATGCCTTCCTCGTCTTCTACAATTAAAATCTTCATAATAAAGGTTGTAAATATTTGAAACGAAATTAACTATTTATGAAAACATCCGGATCCCATAAAACTATCTTAAGCGAACCTTAAGTCAGTCTTAAGCGATTAAAAATGATGGCTTTATAAGTTTGCATTGTAAATTAATTATAATGAAATCTGCAAAAAACATCGCACCATTTCTAAAATTAGGCATTTTTTATTTAATTGTAAATCTGATTTTAAGAATAATTCTCATTTTTCATCCGATTACACAATCAACTTTCGGATTTGTATCTGTAGTAAAAATGCTGTTTTTAGGTGTA encodes the following:
- a CDS encoding response regulator transcription factor: MKILIVEDEEGISNFLKQGLEEEDHTVFIATDGLKALEMAKNESPDLILLDWMLPKLSGLEVCKAIRKKDEKTPILFLTAKDTVHETIEGLRSGANDYIKKPFSFDELLERIKIHFRDKDRQNVLNLGKISIKTLSHQVFVDDQEVIFTQREYELLKYLIERKGTVCTRNNIIEDVWNIHFEYDTGVIDVFINAIRKKLNLYKDVELIKTIRGVGYIANEN